One Ensifer adhaerens genomic region harbors:
- a CDS encoding MmgE/PrpD family protein: MTAFITQTLGSYIAEEALARVPSDVFDKSKLCLLDSLGCLFGGRQLPTAGMLKNLRVNSQVAPSSGGPVSGCAEPAAAAFVKATLINALDFDDIYEKGHPGATVIAAALSVAEHTKSSGTEFLEAVIIGYEVSCRVGISLAHVQPRKAIHGHGTWQIFGAAAAAARLMRLDAGRAAHAIAIAAANAPVASVMKTVYGDAPSMAKNNFGMAAQMGVLAARLAAAGYEGPLDVFEGETGFWRMAGADECRFDKLTKGLGAAYEILRVGFKPFSCCRLILSSVQASRDVIRMAGIDPADGLHAKMIVTAPPIVCEPPFSKVRPRDMWAAQFSAPHAIAMAVFGVEPGPDWFVDDWLHDEIAGRFQDSIELRPHTSHASPRGAHAASAWLRLRDGQSFERHVDVAEGEASNPMPKSALEGKFLRLASPVVGDSGACEAIDNVYALDKAGSLRTLLRVLVS; the protein is encoded by the coding sequence ATGACCGCTTTCATCACGCAAACGCTCGGCAGCTATATCGCCGAGGAAGCACTCGCTCGTGTTCCGAGCGACGTTTTCGACAAGAGCAAGCTTTGCCTTCTGGACTCCCTTGGCTGCTTGTTCGGTGGGCGCCAGCTGCCCACGGCTGGAATGCTGAAAAACCTACGAGTGAACAGCCAGGTCGCACCCTCCTCCGGCGGACCTGTCAGTGGCTGTGCCGAACCGGCGGCTGCCGCCTTCGTCAAGGCAACTTTGATCAATGCGCTCGACTTCGACGACATCTACGAGAAGGGCCATCCCGGAGCCACCGTGATTGCGGCAGCCTTATCGGTCGCTGAGCACACGAAGTCTTCAGGCACAGAATTCCTCGAGGCCGTGATCATCGGCTATGAGGTGAGTTGCCGCGTTGGCATCTCACTGGCTCACGTTCAGCCCAGAAAGGCGATTCACGGCCATGGGACTTGGCAGATATTCGGTGCAGCAGCAGCGGCCGCGAGACTCATGCGTCTCGACGCCGGACGAGCGGCGCATGCCATCGCGATCGCTGCTGCGAATGCGCCAGTAGCGTCCGTCATGAAGACCGTCTACGGAGACGCGCCTTCGATGGCGAAGAACAACTTCGGCATGGCCGCGCAAATGGGAGTCTTGGCCGCACGCCTTGCCGCTGCCGGCTACGAGGGGCCTTTGGATGTCTTCGAGGGTGAGACAGGTTTCTGGCGGATGGCGGGCGCCGACGAGTGCCGTTTCGATAAACTGACCAAAGGTTTGGGGGCCGCCTACGAAATTCTTCGGGTTGGCTTCAAGCCATTCAGTTGCTGCCGACTTATCCTAAGCAGTGTCCAGGCCAGCCGCGACGTCATCCGTATGGCCGGCATTGATCCTGCCGACGGCTTGCATGCCAAGATGATCGTGACCGCGCCTCCGATCGTGTGCGAACCGCCATTTAGCAAAGTGCGTCCACGGGACATGTGGGCAGCACAGTTCAGCGCACCGCACGCCATAGCCATGGCCGTATTCGGCGTCGAGCCCGGTCCCGACTGGTTCGTGGATGATTGGCTTCATGACGAGATCGCCGGGCGGTTTCAAGACAGTATCGAGCTCAGGCCACATACCAGCCACGCCTCGCCTCGAGGCGCTCACGCCGCAAGCGCTTGGTTACGGTTGCGCGACGGGCAAAGCTTCGAAAGGCACGTGGACGTTGCGGAGGGAGAGGCAAGTAACCCCATGCCGAAATCAGCTCTCGAGGGTAAGTTCTTGCGACTTGCGAGTCCGGTCGTGGGAGACAGCGGTGCTTGCGAAGCCATTGATAACGTGTACGCGCTGGATAAGGCGGGATCGCTCCGGACGCTCCTTCGCGTATTGGTCAGCTGA
- a CDS encoding winged helix-turn-helix domain-containing protein — protein sequence MSIGEDWAPAACVKLKQEPRTFGITTVGLIGPGAESRFIDLLKAGIDENFVRPIAPSKLLGFLRDRILLPNASGPMAGDGRILAYAGIELNTNRHSVKCFGINVHLGPIEFRLLKFLMENREQACSRVQLIEAGWPERRFVDAKTVNVHIGRLRKALSAAGGADLIRTVRSSGYMLDRSSQEQSQNKQHRPSEATGG from the coding sequence TTGTCGATCGGAGAAGATTGGGCTCCCGCAGCCTGTGTAAAGCTAAAGCAGGAGCCGCGGACATTCGGGATCACGACGGTCGGATTGATTGGACCTGGTGCGGAAAGTCGGTTTATCGATCTGCTGAAGGCCGGTATTGACGAGAATTTTGTAAGACCGATCGCTCCCTCCAAGCTGCTCGGCTTCCTTCGCGACCGTATCCTCCTTCCAAACGCGTCGGGTCCCATGGCGGGCGACGGTCGCATCCTCGCCTATGCAGGAATCGAACTGAATACCAACAGGCACAGCGTCAAGTGTTTCGGCATCAACGTCCACTTGGGACCGATCGAATTCCGGTTGCTTAAGTTCCTGATGGAGAACCGCGAGCAGGCGTGCAGTCGCGTACAACTCATCGAAGCTGGTTGGCCCGAGCGTCGTTTCGTCGACGCCAAGACGGTCAATGTCCATATCGGTCGACTGCGCAAGGCGCTTAGCGCGGCCGGTGGCGCAGATCTTATCCGAACGGTTCGATCGTCCGGCTACATGCTCGATCGTTCCAGTCAGGAGCAATCGCAGAACAAGCAGCATCGGCCGAGCGAAGCGACCGGCGGCTAG
- a CDS encoding type II toxin-antitoxin system Phd/YefM family antitoxin, translating into MQVTIHNAKTNLSKLIEAAKAGEEVVIAKGKTPVARIVAIPQSKFTVGLLKGRVTGQGPDFFKPMSEDELALWEGAV; encoded by the coding sequence ATGCAGGTTACAATCCATAACGCCAAAACGAATCTGTCCAAACTCATCGAGGCAGCAAAGGCTGGCGAGGAAGTTGTCATAGCGAAGGGCAAGACCCCTGTCGCTCGGATCGTTGCTATTCCACAAAGCAAGTTCACTGTCGGGCTGCTGAAGGGTAGGGTCACAGGGCAGGGACCGGATTTCTTTAAGCCTATGAGTGAAGATGAGCTCGCTCTTTGGGAAGGCGCGGTGTGA
- a CDS encoding carbon-nitrogen hydrolase family protein, which translates to MKISLVQMNSQPDRDSNLRAAESLMLQAIARDTPDLIVLPEHFDWSGGTMAEKLAAADHMPGGDAYRMLQTFAARQKVWIHGGSLLERVDGSSKIYNTTVVFDPEGNEVGRYRKVHLFDIEAPDGKMYRESATVAPGESLFVYESGGFRIGCAICYDLRFPRLFDALADAGVDVVILPAAFTLQTGKDHWEVLCRARAIEHQVYFVACGQWGGYTAADGDRRFTYGNSLVCDPWGQVVARAVDQVGVVSAHLDLERVAVVRKLIPAASHKVSFVDQARVDRGCRRSDRCNSSCSSSAQTFGAPISYSST; encoded by the coding sequence ATGAAGATTTCCCTCGTCCAGATGAACTCCCAACCCGACCGCGACAGCAATTTACGCGCGGCCGAGAGCCTGATGCTGCAGGCAATCGCACGCGATACACCAGATCTCATCGTTCTCCCGGAACATTTCGACTGGTCCGGCGGCACGATGGCGGAGAAACTGGCGGCGGCTGATCATATGCCGGGCGGCGACGCCTATCGCATGTTGCAGACGTTCGCCGCCCGGCAAAAGGTCTGGATCCACGGCGGCAGCTTGCTCGAAAGGGTCGATGGAAGTTCGAAGATCTACAACACAACGGTCGTCTTTGACCCAGAAGGTAACGAGGTCGGCCGCTACCGCAAAGTTCACCTGTTCGACATCGAGGCGCCAGATGGCAAGATGTATCGAGAATCCGCCACCGTTGCGCCTGGAGAAAGCCTGTTCGTTTACGAATCCGGCGGTTTCAGGATCGGCTGTGCGATCTGCTACGACCTTCGCTTCCCCCGGCTCTTTGATGCGCTTGCAGACGCCGGCGTCGATGTGGTCATTCTGCCCGCGGCCTTCACGTTACAGACGGGAAAGGACCACTGGGAAGTGCTCTGCCGTGCACGCGCGATCGAGCACCAGGTCTATTTCGTCGCCTGTGGTCAGTGGGGAGGCTACACTGCAGCGGACGGAGATCGCCGTTTCACCTACGGCAACTCTCTCGTCTGCGACCCCTGGGGACAGGTTGTAGCCCGCGCCGTCGATCAGGTCGGTGTGGTTTCCGCACACCTCGATCTCGAGCGTGTGGCGGTAGTCCGCAAGCTCATTCCCGCCGCGTCGCACAAGGTTTCGTTTGTCGATCAAGCACGCGTCGACCGAGGTTGCAGGCGCAGTGATCGTTGCAATTCCTCTTGCAGCTCGTCTGCGCAGACCTTCGGGGCACCAATTTCTTATAGTAGCACGTAG
- a CDS encoding SMa0974 family conjugal transfer regulator: MYKHTAEAFVPVQHALQVTQKVCARNGDYCRSIGTTGVDRLLDFGDARAVLRPTDQGLHFRIDAQDTITFYGIRTLLVGSLCAVAEFSGEHVKWHPAGSVPFGVM, translated from the coding sequence ATGTACAAGCATACCGCCGAGGCGTTCGTCCCGGTCCAACACGCACTACAGGTCACCCAAAAGGTCTGCGCCCGGAATGGCGACTATTGCCGCTCGATCGGCACTACGGGCGTCGACCGATTGCTCGACTTCGGTGACGCACGCGCTGTCTTGAGGCCGACAGATCAGGGCCTGCATTTCCGGATCGACGCGCAGGACACCATCACCTTCTATGGTATCCGGACACTTCTGGTGGGAAGCCTGTGCGCCGTTGCGGAGTTTTCAGGTGAGCACGTTAAATGGCACCCGGCCGGCAGCGTGCCATTCGGCGTGATGTAA
- a CDS encoding type II toxin-antitoxin system ParD family antitoxin: MSVKSSISLTEQQDSFARSLVESGRYSSISSVLQHGLELLRQKTESEAVETAALRELVQQRLNGPMISATEIESRAAQIERKRRVVRVDS, encoded by the coding sequence ATGAGTGTGAAATCGTCGATCTCGTTGACCGAGCAGCAGGATTCGTTTGCCCGTTCGCTGGTGGAGAGCGGTCGGTATTCCAGCATTAGTTCTGTTCTTCAACATGGCCTGGAACTGCTACGCCAAAAGACCGAATCTGAGGCCGTCGAAACCGCAGCGCTCCGCGAATTGGTCCAGCAGCGATTGAACGGGCCAATGATTTCTGCGACGGAAATAGAAAGCCGCGCCGCGCAGATCGAGCGGAAGCGACGGGTTGTTCGTGTGGACTCTTGA
- a CDS encoding MmgE/PrpD family protein has product MYVTEILADYLANYPSDALPPDLRLGAACCIVDAVTAYVVGCDVPSARAMRAVARQDFGSGRASVWFTGECLGVTAAAVCNAASASALDFDDGHRAARGHPGAAVIPVALSVASAIGSSADDLLTAIALGYEIGIRIAVAQNQQAIKSRQSGRWTGYAAAATAGRLYRTDPPALAHALAVAGVLAPNQEANGSSGYANLTGNDVKEGIPWSVVTGLTALRLAERGFTGPQDLLDHASHFDRPSIIADLGNPVEISRVYFKPYSCCRYIQPALDAFVALPEVADIRTEQIASIEVQTFQWALRLSNTLSPSTLTEIQYSLPYCMAIAVVDGPAALAPVGNAQLGRPDLLEFARKVRLSVNPEIDARFPTETLSQVCLQMTDGRVITSEVTSPRGDKARPLAWDDLIDKFSVATRGKFSPKALNTVLQAFGALKKGDAVPLLQRLRMRLID; this is encoded by the coding sequence ATGTATGTCACCGAGATCCTTGCAGATTATCTGGCGAATTATCCTTCCGATGCTCTGCCGCCCGATCTGAGGCTAGGTGCCGCCTGCTGTATTGTGGATGCAGTCACCGCTTACGTCGTCGGCTGCGATGTTCCGAGTGCCCGCGCAATGCGCGCGGTCGCCCGGCAAGATTTTGGAAGCGGACGGGCTTCAGTCTGGTTTACGGGTGAATGTCTCGGGGTCACTGCTGCGGCAGTCTGTAACGCTGCGTCAGCCTCCGCACTCGATTTCGACGACGGCCATCGCGCCGCGCGCGGTCATCCCGGCGCGGCTGTGATACCCGTAGCACTCTCCGTGGCATCTGCGATTGGTTCATCCGCCGATGACCTCCTGACCGCAATCGCTCTCGGATACGAGATCGGAATTCGCATTGCCGTGGCGCAGAACCAGCAAGCAATCAAAAGCCGACAATCGGGACGTTGGACCGGCTATGCTGCTGCGGCCACCGCAGGCCGCCTCTACAGAACCGATCCCCCGGCGCTCGCGCACGCGCTCGCTGTGGCCGGAGTGCTCGCACCAAACCAGGAGGCGAACGGCAGCTCCGGCTATGCCAACCTCACCGGGAACGACGTCAAGGAGGGTATTCCCTGGAGTGTCGTGACGGGCCTGACCGCATTGCGCCTCGCGGAGCGGGGATTTACCGGGCCGCAGGATTTGCTCGATCATGCGTCGCACTTCGACCGGCCGAGCATCATCGCGGACTTGGGTAATCCAGTTGAGATCTCGAGGGTCTATTTCAAACCCTATTCCTGCTGCCGCTACATCCAACCCGCTCTTGATGCCTTTGTGGCGCTCCCGGAAGTCGCGGACATCAGGACCGAACAAATCGCATCAATTGAAGTTCAGACCTTTCAATGGGCTCTCCGACTTTCAAACACCCTGTCTCCCAGTACATTGACGGAGATCCAATACAGCCTGCCCTATTGCATGGCGATTGCTGTTGTGGATGGACCTGCGGCGCTGGCCCCGGTCGGTAATGCTCAGTTGGGCAGGCCGGACCTCCTCGAATTCGCCCGCAAGGTTCGTCTCTCGGTCAATCCTGAGATCGACGCCCGTTTTCCAACTGAGACCCTTTCGCAGGTATGCCTGCAAATGACCGATGGCAGAGTGATTACCTCCGAGGTGACCTCGCCCCGCGGCGACAAGGCGCGCCCCTTAGCCTGGGACGATCTCATCGATAAGTTCTCGGTAGCGACGCGTGGCAAGTTTTCTCCCAAGGCACTAAATACCGTCCTGCAGGCTTTTGGGGCACTGAAAAAAGGAGATGCCGTTCCCCTCCTCCAGCGCCTGAGGATGCGACTGATCGACTGA
- a CDS encoding amidohydrolase family protein: protein MDLVIRNGGLITGDGKTFHKRAAVYVRKGRIAGIEVAEAAAGAEIVARETIDAAGGIVMPGLINAHAHGCIRGPSMPSGSKPFEGEDVAYFRNRHVLQGTTTLLNVCGLAMGDEIDVDEAEPHAMDIRISTAHTPKNIEAALVVDGKGLSTRHLSATIDDLLASGAVALGEAGGGQTLGGGAQEYRFIPQAFLHEFGVEVTPAAARRLKNAVLGRYLDPVDGLSNSKLTDELEHCGLSGVTEADRVRDIITQSVMPSVALSLAGFDEIAREAERVGYPAIFHNAAPSAKRLMAVVEKYPKARLVAGHSNHPSFLPDEAVSIAQNLRRKGAIIDVSTLDCIGTRWRNDPSNLDALIDAGCVDTISTDFAGGHWDGILEAIQRMIKKKQLSVAEAVALATGNVARVFIQMAGDRGLIEKGKRADLIVVDHVNLSRVRHVVIAGRIVVRNGRLT, encoded by the coding sequence ATGGATCTGGTAATCCGAAATGGAGGTCTCATCACCGGCGACGGCAAGACGTTTCACAAGCGGGCTGCCGTGTATGTCCGGAAGGGAAGGATCGCCGGTATCGAAGTCGCTGAGGCTGCCGCAGGCGCTGAAATCGTGGCGCGAGAAACCATCGATGCAGCTGGCGGCATCGTTATGCCAGGTCTCATCAATGCCCATGCGCATGGATGTATTCGCGGGCCTTCGATGCCGAGTGGCTCGAAGCCATTTGAAGGCGAAGATGTTGCCTATTTCCGAAACCGCCATGTTCTTCAGGGAACAACGACCCTTCTCAACGTCTGCGGTCTGGCCATGGGGGACGAAATAGATGTCGACGAGGCAGAACCTCATGCCATGGATATCCGCATTTCCACGGCTCACACTCCGAAAAACATTGAGGCGGCGCTTGTGGTCGACGGCAAGGGACTTTCAACACGGCACCTGAGCGCGACCATAGATGACCTGTTGGCCTCCGGCGCAGTCGCGCTTGGCGAGGCAGGTGGCGGGCAGACATTGGGTGGTGGCGCGCAAGAATACAGGTTCATCCCGCAAGCGTTCCTGCACGAGTTCGGGGTCGAGGTGACGCCCGCTGCCGCGAGGCGCTTGAAGAACGCCGTCCTTGGCCGCTATCTTGATCCGGTAGACGGCCTATCGAATTCGAAACTGACCGACGAGTTAGAGCATTGCGGTCTTTCCGGGGTCACCGAAGCGGATCGCGTTCGCGACATCATTACGCAATCGGTGATGCCTTCGGTTGCCCTCTCGCTGGCCGGATTCGATGAAATCGCCCGCGAAGCCGAGCGGGTCGGATATCCCGCGATCTTCCACAACGCGGCACCATCTGCAAAGCGTCTGATGGCCGTGGTCGAGAAATACCCCAAGGCACGTCTCGTCGCCGGTCATAGCAATCACCCGAGCTTCCTCCCGGACGAGGCAGTCTCGATTGCCCAGAATCTGAGAAGAAAAGGGGCCATCATCGATGTTTCGACATTGGATTGTATCGGGACACGCTGGCGCAACGATCCCTCCAACCTCGACGCGCTGATCGATGCGGGCTGTGTCGACACCATTTCGACCGATTTTGCCGGCGGGCATTGGGATGGAATTCTTGAAGCGATCCAGCGTATGATCAAGAAGAAGCAATTGTCTGTGGCGGAGGCCGTTGCCCTTGCGACCGGGAATGTCGCGCGCGTCTTCATACAAATGGCCGGCGACCGCGGGCTGATTGAAAAAGGCAAGCGTGCAGACCTGATCGTTGTCGACCACGTTAATCTGAGCCGCGTCAGGCATGTCGTGATCGCAGGCCGTATAGTTGTCAGGAATGGCCGGCTTACTTGA
- the traI gene encoding acyl-homoserine-lactone synthase TraI, translating to MEILAVPAAARGEFADLIDSMHRLRARVFGDRLDWDVEIRDDREADAYDQYNPTYILAVSATGAVAGCARLLPANGPTMLANTFPQLLSSRRLDAHAGMVESSRFCVDTALDEGRTRGVLHRTTLKMFAGIVEWSMANGYYEIVTATDLRFERILKRAGWPMQRLGRPCPIGSTMAVAGVLPADAASLHRIRAAACHQGHACSTTPLLEAVLTRDQITTDAVLKRRNL from the coding sequence ATGGAGATATTAGCTGTGCCGGCCGCAGCGCGCGGAGAATTTGCTGACTTGATCGACTCGATGCATCGGCTGCGTGCGCGGGTCTTTGGCGACAGGCTGGACTGGGATGTAGAGATAAGGGACGATCGTGAGGCCGATGCTTACGATCAATACAATCCGACCTATATCCTGGCTGTTTCTGCAACAGGTGCAGTGGCGGGCTGCGCGAGGCTTCTCCCGGCTAACGGACCGACGATGCTCGCCAATACATTTCCGCAGCTCCTCTCATCGCGACGGCTCGACGCTCATGCAGGCATGGTCGAAAGCTCGCGCTTTTGCGTCGACACGGCGCTCGACGAGGGCAGGACGCGGGGAGTTCTCCACAGGACGACGCTTAAGATGTTCGCCGGCATAGTCGAGTGGTCGATGGCGAACGGCTATTATGAGATCGTCACAGCAACTGACCTGCGTTTCGAGCGCATTTTGAAACGCGCCGGCTGGCCAATGCAACGCCTTGGTCGGCCGTGTCCCATTGGCAGCACGATGGCCGTAGCTGGAGTTCTTCCTGCCGACGCCGCGAGCCTTCATCGGATTCGCGCTGCTGCCTGTCACCAGGGACACGCCTGCAGCACAACTCCGCTGCTTGAGGCGGTCCTCACGAGGGATCAGATCACAACTGACGCTGTGCTAAAGAGGAGAAATCTTTGA
- a CDS encoding type II toxin-antitoxin system VapC family toxin has translation MTAVLLDTHTWAWSLTGDMRLSTKATALITEADSVFVSPISFFEIGQKVRIGKWPEMEPFINDLPSLLAEQGGRVAALVPEVCLTGATLAWEHRDPFDRLLAATTLALGIPLISADEVFDTLPDISRLW, from the coding sequence GTGACAGCTGTGCTTCTCGATACCCATACTTGGGCATGGTCACTAACAGGCGATATGCGCCTGTCCACCAAGGCAACCGCTCTCATAACGGAGGCTGACAGCGTTTTTGTCAGTCCCATCAGTTTCTTCGAGATCGGGCAGAAAGTCCGTATCGGCAAGTGGCCGGAGATGGAACCATTTATCAATGACTTACCGAGCTTGCTGGCTGAACAGGGTGGCAGAGTTGCGGCATTGGTGCCGGAAGTCTGTTTGACAGGGGCAACCCTCGCCTGGGAGCATCGCGACCCATTCGACCGATTGCTGGCGGCGACCACGCTCGCTCTTGGAATCCCACTGATTTCAGCAGACGAAGTTTTCGACACGCTCCCGGATATTAGCCGTTTGTGGTGA